ATTGCCTTCAATTGAGGATGAAGATTGCATTATTTTATTTACAAGTGGTGATAAAATTGTATTCCAATCAATTGTCTTTGCAATCTGTGGAGGTGTATCTACTACACCTGGATCACTCGGTGTTTCAATTGGGGCTTTAACTTCAGTTTTTTGATTAGAACCTAAAAGTTGACAACCAGCCAAGCTTAAAGCCAGCATACTAATTACTGCGGTACGTTTAAACTGTTTCATATAAGTTAACCTATTAATCGCCCTAAATTTTTACCGCCCAATAAATGCATATGAATATGAAAGACTTCTTGTCCCGCATCCTTATTACAATTCATAATTAAACGGTAACCACTTTCATCAATACCTTCCTGCTTGGCAATTTTAGCTGCCACTACCACCATATGACCAAGCAAAGCTTTATCAGACGCTTCTATATGATTTATGGTTGGAATCAATTTATTGGGAATAATTAAGATATGTGTAGGAGCTTGAGGCGAAATATCTCGAAATGCAGTAACTTTATCATCTTGAAAGACAATATCAGAAGGAATTTCA
This Gilliamella sp. ESL0443 DNA region includes the following protein-coding sequences:
- a CDS encoding HIT domain-containing protein; amino-acid sequence: MAEETIFSKIIRREIPSDIVFQDDKVTAFRDISPQAPTHILIIPNKLIPTINHIEASDKALLGHMVVVAAKIAKQEGIDESGYRLIMNCNKDAGQEVFHIHMHLLGGKNLGRLIG